Proteins encoded in a region of the Nicotiana tomentosiformis chromosome 9, ASM39032v3, whole genome shotgun sequence genome:
- the LOC104090954 gene encoding putative pentatricopeptide repeat-containing protein At3g16890, mitochondrial, which yields MRGFSSLASRASSPAFTNLSKLNHNSLRPITPKPSNLDSVATTSCTTTEQTSPGKSSLNWSSNTSIAAKNRNLQGSSIDYEYFTQILARNDWYLLLNHEYKAKRVTLNQQAVVSILHNQENPLHPFRFYIWISNICPSFAKNQSVKGVLGNALYRKGPLLLSAELVQDIRNSGNVITVDLLCVLIGSWGRLGLGKYCADILEQVSYLGLAPSTRLYNAVIDALVKSNSLDLAYLKFQQMQVDNCNPDRFTYNILIHGVCKVGVVEEAIRLVKQMEGAGYSPNVFTYTILVDGFCNARRVDEAFELFRRMKDRNIVPTEATVRSLVNGVFRCMPPDEGFELLSRWLEKEPALPNIAFASVLHCLSTNSLPTEAAQLLRISVDRGYVLDNSTINIVLTCLIKGLELDDTCQMLDFITVRGMKVSIDIYLALVDVLYKAGKVEKGNEYLFQMFKDGLVSNTFFYNRVIDCFCKIKMMDKASEAFKDMLQRGLTPNLVTFNTLISGHSKVGEVDKVRELLVMLLEHGFRPDIFTFSSLIDSLCRVNRIDDALDCFTEMVEWGVAPNAVTYNILIRSLCVLGDVGGSMKLLRKMQDDGIKADVFSFNALIQSFCRMNKIDEAQRLLVSMSTLDLSPNNHTYGAFIRALFNSGRFDEAKNLFLSMEAIGCIPDASTCKLYFDSIVQSRCSEEARDVLRECRKKGMLLEPVTTS from the coding sequence ATGAGAGGGTTCTCCTCTCTAGCTTCAAGGGCTTCTTCACCTGCTTTCACAAATCTCTCTAAACTAAACCACAATTCCCTCAGACCCATTACTCCCAAACCCTCAAATCTTGACTCTGTTGCGACCACTAGCTGCACCACCACTGAACAAACTTCACCCGGTAAGTCTTCGTTGAACTGGAGTTCCAACACTTCAATTGCAGCTAAAAATCGAAACCTTCAAGGAAGTAGTATTGATTACGAATATTTTACTCAGATTCTTGCAAGAAATGACTGGTATTTATTGCTAAACCATGAGTATAAAGCCAAGAGGGTTACTTTGAATCAGCAAGCAGTTGTTAGTATTCTACATAATCAAGAAAATCCATTACACCCTTTTAGATTTTACATCTGGATTTCGAATATTTGTCCCTCTTTTGCCAAGAATCAATCAGTTAAGGGGGTCTTAGGTAATGCACTGTATAGAAAAGGTCCCCTTTTGTTGTCAGCTGAGCTAGTTCAGGATATCAGAAACTCTGGAAATGTAATTACTGTGGATTTGCTTTGTGTTCTGATTGGTAGTTGGGGGAGATTAGGCTTGGGGAAGTACTGTGCTGACATTTTGGAGCAGGTTTCTTATTTGGGACTCGCTCCTAGTACTAGGTTGTATAATGCAGTGATCGATGCGTTGGTCAAGTCCAATTCACTTGACTTAGCTTATCTAAAGTTTCAGCAAATGCAGGTGGATAATTGTAATCCGGATAGGTTTACGTATAATATTCTCATTCATGGAGTTTGTAAGGTTGGGGTTGTGGAGGAAGCGATTCGTCTGGTTAAACAGATGGAAGGAGCGGGATACTCTCCCAATGTGTTTACTTACACCATTTTGGTTGATGGGTTTTGCAATGCTAGAAGGGTGGATGAGGCTTTTGAGCTCTTCCGGAGAATGAAGGATAGGAATATTGTTCCAACTGAAGCTACTGTAAGATCATTGGTTAATGGGGTATTTCGTTGTATGCCACCAGATGAGGGTTTTGAATTATTATCTAGATGGTTAGAGAAAGAACCTGCCTTGCCTAATATAGCTTTTGCTTCCGTGCTACATTGCCTTAGTACTAATTCTTTGCCAACAGAAGCAGCCCAACTTTTAAGAATATCAGTTGATAGAGGTTACGTCCTGGATAACTCTACTATTAACATTGTACTGACTTGTTTAATCAAAGGATTAGAGCTTGATGATACTTGTCAGATGTTAGACTTTATCACTGTTCGAGGTatgaaggttagtattgataTATATCTTGCACTTGTTGATGTTCTTTACAAAGCAGGGAAAGTAGAAAAGGGGAATGAATATTTGTTCCAGATGTTTAAGGATGGTCTTGTATCTAACACATTCTTCTATAACCGGGTCATTGATTGCTTCTGCAAAATCAAAATGATGGACAAAGCCTCAGAGGCTTTTAAAGACATGCTTCAGAGAGGTCTCACTCCCAATCTTGTAACTTTCAACACTCTTATTAGTGGACATTCTAAGGTAGGGGAGGTTGACAAGGTTCGTGAGCTACTGGTCATGCTACTGGAACATGGTTTTCGACCAGACATTTTCACATTTAGTTCACTGATTGATAGCCTTTGTAGAGTAAACCGGATTGACGATGCTTTAGACTGTTTCACAGAGATGGTAGAATGGGGAGTTGCTCCAAACGCTGTTACTTACAATATCTTAATTCGTTCACTCTGTGTCCTCGGAGATGTTGGTGGATCAATGAAATTATTAAGAAAAATGCAAGATGATGGAATAAAAGCAGATGTTTTCTCCTTCAATGCCTTAATTCAAAGTTTTTGTAGGATGAATAAGATTGATGAGGCACAAAGGCTTCTTGTAAGCATGTCGACACTGGATTTGAGCCCTAATAATCATACTTATGGTGCATTTATAAGGGCCTTATTTAACTCGGGGAGATTTGATGAAGCTAAGAACTTGTTTTTGTCAATGGAAGCAATTGGATGCATCCCCGATGCTTCCACATGTAAATTATATTTCGATTCAATTGTCCAATCAAGATGTAGTGAAGAAGCTCGGGATGTTTTAAGGGAGTGCAGGAAAAAGGGGATGCTATTGGAACCCGTTACTACTTCATAG